The sequence CCGGCGCGCCAAGGCTCAAAGACCGGCCATGACAGGCGAGAGCAGCGGTCTTCGCGAGAAGATTTCAGTGGGAGGAGCAATCCGCTTGTACCACAAGGAGGTTTAGGTTATGGCAAAACGTGGCAAGAGATATGAGGAAGCCTTGAAGCAGTACGATAAGCAGGGGCTCTACTCACCGTCCGAGGCCGTGGAGCTCGTCAAGAAGACCGCGACTGCGAAGTTCGACGAGACTGTTGAAGCTGCTGTGCGGCTTGGAATAGACCCAAAAAGGTCTGATCAACAGGTGAGAGGGGCGGTTGTGCTTCCGCACGGCACCGGCAAGGCAGTAAGGGTCGCGGTGTTCGCCAAGGGCGAGAAGGCGAAGGAGGCTGAGGCCGCGGGGGCAGACTATGTCGGTGCAGAGGACCTCGCGGAAAAGGTGCAAGGCGGCTGGATGGACTTTGACGTCGCGGTCGCAACGCCGGACATGATGGGCATCGTTGGCAAACTTGGCCGCATCCTCGGCCCGCGGGGCCTTATGCCCAACCCGAAAACAGGTACGGTCACGTTCGAGGTGGCCAAGGCCATCCGAGACATCAAGGCCGGTAAAGTGGAATACCGGGCCGACAAGGCCGGCATCGTGCACGTTCCCATCGGGAAGGCCTCGTTCGGGGCGCCGCAGCTTCTCGGGAATCTGAGTGCGTTGATGGACGCACTGGTCAAGGCGAAGCCTGCTACCGCGCGTGGCACGTACATCAAAAGCGTGGTTCTCTCAACCACCATGGGGCCTGGAGTCAAAGTGAG is a genomic window of Bacillota bacterium containing:
- the rplA gene encoding 50S ribosomal protein L1 → MAKRGKRYEEALKQYDKQGLYSPSEAVELVKKTATAKFDETVEAAVRLGIDPKRSDQQVRGAVVLPHGTGKAVRVAVFAKGEKAKEAEAAGADYVGAEDLAEKVQGGWMDFDVAVATPDMMGIVGKLGRILGPRGLMPNPKTGTVTFEVAKAIRDIKAGKVEYRADKAGIVHVPIGKASFGAPQLLGNLSALMDALVKAKPATARGTYIKSVVLSTTMGPGVKVSPQQATTISAEK